One window from the genome of Ammoniphilus sp. CFH 90114 encodes:
- a CDS encoding 2'-5' RNA ligase family protein — protein sequence MKYTIAIFPGHEVQERANSYRKRYDSHYALIQPHMKLKWPFEATEQEIPEIVTHIENVARETEPFELTFHKIKTFYPTNPVIYFGVQDPTPLTSLHQLLSEGALGRDEKYVFLPHLTIGQDMNEDEFHDVYGRLKMINLNLHSQIDRISLLYQLGDKTWTTHQTFLLGKK from the coding sequence ATGAAGTACACCATTGCCATTTTTCCTGGCCATGAAGTTCAAGAACGTGCTAATTCTTACCGGAAAAGATATGACTCTCATTATGCCCTCATTCAACCTCATATGAAGTTAAAGTGGCCTTTTGAGGCAACAGAGCAAGAAATTCCTGAAATTGTTACGCATATAGAGAATGTTGCTAGAGAAACGGAGCCTTTTGAGCTTACATTCCATAAGATCAAGACTTTCTATCCAACAAACCCAGTTATTTATTTTGGTGTACAAGACCCCACTCCCTTAACTTCCTTGCATCAACTTTTAAGTGAAGGAGCTTTAGGGCGGGACGAGAAATATGTTTTCCTACCTCACCTTACCATCGGTCAGGATATGAACGAAGACGAGTTTCACGATGTGTATGGCCGCTTAAAAATGATTAACTTGAATTTGCATAGCCAAATTGACCGAATATCCTTACTATATCAACTAGGTGATAAAACATGGACCACTCATCAAACCTTTCTCTTAGGGAAAAAGTAA
- a CDS encoding DUF6884 domain-containing protein yields the protein MMFGVKYYLESCVTIVHWQTRLTRIFLDSMPMPSRSSKKKIALIACVKQKREGKHTASELYTSAWFVKVKEYIECSDFDEWYILSAKHHLVSPGDEIDAYTEHLNQFKPKQIKEWAEITAQQVKERRLEQEQLFIFGSEKYRSIIPYLPDSQIEEPLKGMGISQQMGWMHQQSMEKEPFSDKNHV from the coding sequence ATGATGTTTGGTGTGAAGTATTACCTAGAATCCTGTGTAACGATTGTACATTGGCAAACACGCTTAACACGAATTTTCTTAGACTCGATGCCTATGCCCTCCCGCTCTAGTAAAAAGAAAATCGCTCTTATTGCATGTGTAAAGCAGAAGAGAGAAGGTAAGCATACCGCCTCGGAGCTTTATACTTCAGCTTGGTTCGTGAAAGTAAAGGAATACATAGAGTGCTCTGATTTTGATGAGTGGTACATTCTCTCGGCGAAGCATCATCTAGTTTCACCTGGAGATGAGATTGATGCTTATACGGAACACCTTAATCAATTTAAACCTAAGCAAATCAAGGAATGGGCTGAAATCACAGCTCAACAGGTTAAAGAACGACGTCTCGAACAAGAACAATTATTCATATTTGGGAGTGAGAAATATAGATCTATTATCCCTTATTTGCCTGACTCTCAAATAGAAGAACCGCTTAAAGGTATGGGAATCTCTCAACAAATGGGCTGGATGCATCAACAGTCCATGGAGAAGGAACCCTTTTCAGATAAAAATCATGTATAA
- a CDS encoding aminotransferase class I/II-fold pyridoxal phosphate-dependent enzyme, giving the protein MDQNKTPLFSGLMEHVKRDPIQFHIPGHKKGQGMNPEFREFIGSNALSIDLINIGPLDDLHHPKGMILEAEQLAAEAFNADYTFFSVQGTSGAIMTMIMAVCSPGDKIIVPRNVHKSVMSAIIFSGAIPVFVHPVMDEKLGISHGITTDSVRKALEHHPDAKGVLVINPTYFGVSANLAEIVELAHACEIPVLVDEAHGVHIHFHEDLPLSAMQAGADMAATSVHKLGGSLTQTSILNVKEGLVSANRVKSVISMLTTTSTSYILLASLDTARKQLAMYGREMAQEAIQMAEIARRELNLIPGIYCVGREILGGPATYAMDPTKLIIHVKDLGITGYEVEKWLREHYRIEVELSDLYNILCIITPGDTDETIEILIQSMKHLSDEFYLKNKMDTVTVTLPKIPALALSPRDAFYSETEIIPLKEAQGRIIAEFIMIYPPGIPIFLPGEIITQENIDYIQENLAVGLPVQGPEDESIETIRVIKRHNPIK; this is encoded by the coding sequence ATGGATCAAAATAAAACCCCGCTTTTTTCCGGCTTAATGGAACATGTTAAACGGGATCCCATTCAATTCCATATCCCGGGACATAAAAAGGGACAAGGAATGAATCCTGAATTTAGGGAGTTTATTGGAAGTAATGCTTTATCCATCGATTTAATTAATATCGGTCCTCTGGATGATTTGCACCATCCAAAGGGTATGATCCTTGAAGCGGAACAGTTAGCTGCTGAGGCGTTCAATGCTGACTATACTTTTTTCTCAGTGCAAGGAACCAGCGGCGCTATTATGACGATGATTATGGCCGTTTGTTCACCTGGCGATAAAATCATTGTCCCACGGAATGTACATAAATCCGTTATGTCTGCCATTATCTTCTCTGGGGCTATTCCTGTGTTTGTCCACCCCGTAATGGATGAGAAATTGGGCATCTCCCATGGAATTACGACAGACTCCGTACGAAAAGCATTAGAGCACCATCCTGATGCTAAAGGGGTATTGGTTATTAATCCTACCTATTTTGGTGTTTCTGCCAACCTAGCAGAAATTGTGGAATTAGCACACGCCTGCGAGATCCCTGTTTTAGTTGATGAGGCTCATGGTGTTCACATTCATTTCCATGAGGATCTCCCCTTATCTGCTATGCAAGCAGGAGCTGACATGGCGGCCACAAGCGTGCACAAACTTGGTGGGTCTCTAACTCAGACCTCTATTTTAAACGTAAAAGAAGGACTGGTGTCGGCTAACCGTGTTAAATCGGTCATTAGCATGCTCACAACCACTTCTACTAGCTATATCCTTTTAGCCTCTTTGGATACCGCACGAAAACAGCTTGCTATGTACGGCAGAGAAATGGCCCAGGAAGCGATTCAGATGGCTGAGATTGCCCGTAGGGAACTCAATCTCATACCTGGTATTTACTGTGTTGGCAGAGAAATACTCGGGGGACCTGCAACCTATGCGATGGACCCGACAAAACTCATCATCCACGTAAAGGATTTAGGTATCACGGGATATGAAGTAGAAAAATGGCTGAGAGAACATTACCGAATTGAAGTAGAGCTTAGTGATTTGTATAACATACTTTGTATTATCACACCAGGGGATACGGATGAAACGATAGAGATCCTTATTCAGTCCATGAAACATCTCTCTGATGAATTCTACCTAAAAAATAAAATGGATACTGTTACCGTGACACTACCGAAGATTCCTGCTCTAGCCCTTAGTCCGAGGGATGCCTTTTATTCGGAGACCGAAATCATTCCTCTTAAGGAAGCGCAAGGAAGAATCATTGCGGAATTTATTATGATTTATCCTCCAGGTATCCCTATTTTCCTCCCTGGTGAAATCATTACACAGGAAAACATTGATTATATCCAGGAAAACCTAGCTGTTGGCCTTCCTGTTCAGGGACCAGAGGATGAAAGCATTGAGACGATTAGGGTTATTAAGAGACATAATCCTATAAAATAA
- a CDS encoding MarR family winged helix-turn-helix transcriptional regulator, with translation MQDRIQQLHEALNMLRAISVVNKDDWEAAAKRLNLDSAVQLNILWIVYCYEGVRVTQIADWTFWHPSSVVIHVKKMMEKDLITIEKSDKDGRVVNVYLTDLGKKIVEDSRVQALENFHFTKALESFRERYGPNVMNLFFECLSFLAQELHGEEKIKWIKESEEKVREIS, from the coding sequence ATGCAGGATCGCATTCAACAACTTCATGAAGCTCTTAATATGCTTCGAGCTATCTCGGTTGTCAATAAGGACGATTGGGAGGCGGCGGCGAAGCGGCTCAATTTAGATTCCGCGGTGCAACTTAATATCTTATGGATTGTTTATTGCTATGAGGGAGTAAGGGTAACGCAAATTGCAGATTGGACATTCTGGCATCCATCTTCTGTGGTTATCCACGTCAAGAAGATGATGGAGAAGGATCTAATCACCATTGAGAAAAGCGATAAAGATGGGCGAGTTGTCAATGTGTATCTCACAGATTTAGGCAAGAAAATTGTAGAGGACAGTAGAGTGCAAGCCCTGGAGAACTTTCACTTTACTAAGGCTCTAGAGAGCTTTAGAGAGAGGTACGGGCCCAATGTTATGAATCTATTCTTTGAATGCCTTTCTTTCCTTGCACAGGAACTTCATGGTGAAGAGAAGATTAAGTGGATTAAGGAAAGTGAGGAAAAGGTAAGAGAGATCTCATAG
- the surE gene encoding 5'/3'-nucleotidase SurE: MLKILVTNDDGIHALGIKTLVESICDWATIYISAPSEERSAVGHGITVRQPLMAEEFDFYGMKQVKAWSVNGNPADCVKLALHVLLDEKPDLVLSGINAGLNLGKDIYYSGTVSAAREGVIHGIPSIALSYDNHFHPQDFGEVTEILKPWLRKVKPMKIPSDVFLNVNVPHVKTYELKGIIPVPLDLHHYSDQIDRKPSEKGDEFWIQRNYDRKLMEQSDRDMLSKGYVTVTPVHIDATDTLFMQELRNWSWGERDE; encoded by the coding sequence ATGCTTAAGATACTAGTTACGAATGATGATGGCATACACGCTCTGGGAATTAAAACTTTGGTGGAAAGTATTTGCGATTGGGCAACTATTTATATTTCAGCCCCTAGTGAAGAACGAAGTGCAGTTGGTCATGGGATAACGGTTCGCCAACCTTTAATGGCAGAGGAATTTGACTTTTATGGTATGAAACAAGTAAAAGCATGGAGTGTGAACGGCAATCCGGCTGATTGTGTGAAGCTTGCATTGCACGTGCTACTAGATGAAAAACCAGATCTCGTTCTCTCAGGGATTAATGCCGGTCTTAATCTTGGCAAGGATATCTACTATTCAGGAACCGTAAGTGCAGCTCGTGAAGGAGTGATCCATGGTATCCCGTCTATAGCCCTATCCTATGATAATCACTTCCATCCCCAGGATTTCGGTGAGGTAACTGAAATCTTGAAACCGTGGCTTCGAAAAGTGAAACCGATGAAGATTCCATCAGATGTATTTTTGAATGTCAATGTTCCACATGTGAAGACATATGAATTAAAGGGGATCATCCCTGTTCCACTAGACCTTCATCACTACTCAGATCAAATTGACCGCAAACCATCGGAAAAAGGGGATGAATTCTGGATTCAACGGAACTATGATAGAAAACTTATGGAGCAAAGTGACCGAGATATGCTATCTAAGGGATATGTAACCGTTACACCTGTCCATATTGACGCAACAGATACTCTGTTCATGCAGGAGCTTAGGAATTGGAGTTGGGGAGAACGTGATGAATAA
- a CDS encoding S1 RNA-binding domain-containing protein, whose amino-acid sequence MSSELLVGNVMEGQVTAIKEYGAFVSLSGGRSGLVHISQIASEYVKQVEDYLVVGDKVTVKIIDISDAGKISLSIKQVAPLGRRDGTIPEPRNERKPLSKPATPALGRPERKPRNHDAGKEKMNSLEEKLKKWMKSSEERMQDLGSKQKRK is encoded by the coding sequence ATGTCTAGCGAGTTGTTAGTTGGGAATGTTATGGAAGGTCAGGTTACTGCCATAAAGGAATACGGTGCTTTTGTTTCGCTTTCCGGAGGACGTTCGGGGCTCGTACATATTTCGCAAATTGCAAGCGAGTATGTAAAGCAAGTAGAGGATTATCTGGTAGTAGGGGATAAAGTAACGGTAAAAATCATTGATATCTCCGATGCGGGGAAAATCTCTCTCTCGATCAAACAGGTAGCTCCACTTGGAAGAAGAGATGGTACGATACCTGAACCACGCAATGAAAGAAAACCTCTATCAAAACCAGCAACTCCTGCTCTTGGACGACCAGAACGCAAACCACGCAATCATGATGCAGGGAAGGAAAAGATGAATTCTCTAGAAGAGAAGTTGAAAAAATGGATGAAATCAAGTGAGGAAAGAATGCAAGATCTTGGGTCCAAGCAGAAAAGGAAGTAA
- the fabI gene encoding enoyl-ACP reductase FabI yields the protein MSQWLAGKNYIIMGVANKRSIAWGIAQSLHQAGANLIFTYQGERLKKNVEELVDTLNPERKILISCDVTNDQDIEQAFNQIKEEVGVVHGLAHCIAFAKTEELEGDFVDTSREGYALAQDISAFSLVAVSRAVKGLMTEGGSIITLTYLGGERVIQNYNVMGVAKAALDASVKYLAADLGKHNIRVNAISAGPIRTLAAKGIGNFNQILNIIEEKSPMRRTVDQSEVGDTALFLMSHLSRGITGEVIHVDAGYHILGY from the coding sequence ATGAGTCAATGGTTAGCAGGCAAGAATTATATCATTATGGGCGTAGCCAATAAAAGAAGTATTGCTTGGGGTATTGCTCAATCCCTACATCAAGCGGGAGCCAACCTTATCTTCACTTATCAGGGTGAGCGCTTGAAGAAGAATGTCGAAGAATTGGTGGACACGCTTAATCCCGAGAGGAAGATTCTTATATCCTGTGATGTCACGAATGATCAGGATATTGAACAAGCCTTCAATCAGATTAAGGAAGAAGTCGGTGTTGTACACGGCTTGGCCCATTGTATCGCTTTTGCGAAAACAGAAGAACTAGAAGGTGATTTTGTCGATACTTCTAGAGAGGGCTATGCGCTTGCGCAAGATATTAGCGCCTTTTCTCTAGTGGCAGTTTCTAGAGCTGTTAAAGGACTTATGACAGAAGGCGGAAGCATTATCACCCTGACCTACCTTGGTGGTGAGCGTGTTATTCAGAATTACAATGTGATGGGAGTAGCTAAGGCGGCACTTGATGCGTCTGTAAAATACCTAGCAGCTGATTTAGGTAAGCATAACATTCGAGTGAATGCTATTTCTGCTGGACCTATTAGAACATTGGCCGCTAAGGGGATCGGCAATTTTAATCAAATTCTAAACATCATCGAAGAGAAATCACCTATGCGTCGAACTGTTGATCAGTCCGAAGTGGGAGATACGGCTTTATTCTTAATGAGTCATTTATCACGAGGCATTACTGGGGAAGTTATTCACGTTGATGCTGGTTATCATATATTAGGATACTAA
- a CDS encoding 4Fe-4S binding protein, with protein sequence MKVGVARPLTQVGIFVLFFIVPILDLFRMDLMQLRFYVFRKSFSFSEGYILLLSVLLLVFFFVGISKWFGRQFCGWMCPHNTFSVYITKLTSSAKLKHNPGFRQFLNIFLSILFAPVIAFCMIAYFFDPLTLFKDIITFHWTSWAVGAYALLIMFFFIMIYRLRSKFCRNACPYGMFQMILSDKDSSARGFKSMFKGTGLVLLIIVIALVGLLGLSIFTTSGFSASINKKIQGIPAGEFVTYAYGLEIQNNSNKEVQYEVEYEGVPSLWETNLPEYITVDKTATHEETMMFRVDKTSLSQNFSILIKIKSQDGHIIEKKLNIFPVAQK encoded by the coding sequence ATGAAAGTGGGAGTGGCTAGACCGTTAACCCAAGTCGGGATTTTTGTATTGTTTTTCATCGTTCCAATTCTTGATCTATTTCGTATGGACCTAATGCAACTCCGTTTCTATGTATTCCGCAAAAGCTTTTCTTTTAGCGAAGGATATATCCTACTGCTATCTGTACTCCTATTGGTATTTTTCTTTGTGGGTATTTCTAAATGGTTTGGACGGCAGTTTTGTGGCTGGATGTGTCCTCACAATACTTTCTCGGTTTATATAACCAAATTAACCAGTTCTGCTAAGTTAAAACACAACCCTGGATTTCGCCAATTTCTAAACATTTTTCTTTCTATTCTCTTTGCTCCAGTCATTGCGTTTTGTATGATAGCTTATTTTTTCGACCCCCTTACCCTGTTTAAGGATATTATTACATTCCATTGGACTAGTTGGGCAGTAGGAGCTTATGCCCTCCTCATTATGTTCTTCTTTATCATGATCTATAGGCTTCGAAGCAAATTCTGCCGTAACGCCTGCCCATATGGCATGTTTCAGATGATCCTTTCTGATAAGGATTCAAGTGCAAGGGGATTTAAAAGTATGTTTAAAGGGACTGGATTGGTCCTACTTATCATTGTCATTGCTCTTGTAGGCTTACTAGGCTTATCTATTTTTACTACTAGTGGTTTTTCTGCTTCTATTAATAAAAAAATACAAGGCATTCCCGCTGGAGAGTTTGTGACCTATGCCTATGGCTTAGAGATACAGAATAATAGTAACAAAGAGGTTCAATACGAAGTAGAATACGAGGGAGTTCCTTCCTTATGGGAAACGAATTTACCTGAGTATATCACAGTGGATAAAACCGCTACCCATGAAGAAACCATGATGTTCCGCGTTGACAAAACAAGCTTAAGCCAAAATTTCAGTATACTAATTAAAATAAAAAGTCAGGATGGCCATATTATAGAGAAGAAGCTTAATATCTTCCCAGTTGCACAGAAATAA
- a CDS encoding phosphatidylglycerophosphatase A, with protein sequence MRRQVHSKEVKAAALKRLDDRGVTIEDIAEVVYLMQAPYHVGLKIESCIESVYAVLEKREIQHAVLVGTELDILAEKGLLTEPLQSIVEGDEGLFGCDETLALGSVFGYGSIAVTTFGHLDKQKVGIIKKLDTKRGQGIHTFLDDLVASIAASASSRMAHRLRDEEETERDKKLSEKDNDDNQQVG encoded by the coding sequence ATGAGGAGACAGGTCCACAGTAAGGAAGTAAAGGCAGCAGCACTGAAAAGACTAGACGATCGTGGAGTCACGATTGAAGATATTGCCGAGGTTGTCTACCTCATGCAAGCTCCATATCATGTAGGCCTTAAAATTGAAAGCTGTATAGAAAGTGTATACGCTGTACTGGAGAAGAGAGAAATTCAACATGCGGTCTTAGTGGGGACAGAGTTGGACATATTGGCCGAAAAAGGCTTATTAACTGAACCATTGCAATCGATTGTTGAAGGAGACGAGGGATTATTTGGCTGTGATGAAACGCTTGCCTTAGGTTCTGTTTTTGGATACGGAAGTATTGCTGTAACCACCTTTGGTCATTTAGATAAACAGAAAGTGGGTATCATTAAAAAATTGGATACCAAGCGTGGGCAAGGGATTCATACCTTCTTGGATGATTTAGTAGCCAGTATAGCAGCCTCAGCGTCAAGCCGCATGGCCCACCGGTTGCGAGATGAAGAAGAAACGGAAAGAGACAAGAAGTTAAGCGAAAAGGATAACGATGATAACCAACAGGTGGGATAA
- a CDS encoding TetR/AcrR family transcriptional regulator, producing the protein MGKPKQITPKDLVAATKQQLIKKGQGKITLKNVAEVAGVTQGVVYYHFKTKDQLLIGLFEEFEEQELQELIKFKNERKEKASSEVLKAYLSEEMYKAQVSSEQQQLLLELAALALHQKEMKNLFGQAIHKKAGELSELAGGSQALGRLIMAISTGLAFQALFDPSFNKKEAYELAKEWITRQG; encoded by the coding sequence GTGGGAAAGCCGAAACAAATCACGCCCAAAGATTTGGTTGCAGCAACCAAGCAACAGCTAATAAAAAAGGGACAAGGAAAGATCACCCTGAAAAATGTAGCTGAGGTTGCCGGTGTGACCCAAGGCGTTGTCTACTATCATTTTAAGACGAAGGATCAACTATTAATTGGTTTATTCGAAGAGTTTGAAGAACAGGAGCTGCAAGAACTGATCAAGTTTAAAAATGAGCGGAAAGAAAAGGCATCTAGTGAGGTGCTGAAGGCGTACTTGTCAGAAGAAATGTATAAAGCTCAGGTTTCATCAGAACAGCAGCAGCTTCTCTTAGAATTAGCGGCACTCGCCCTCCATCAAAAAGAGATGAAGAATCTCTTTGGACAAGCAATACATAAAAAAGCTGGGGAATTATCGGAACTAGCTGGTGGAAGTCAAGCTTTAGGACGATTAATTATGGCTATTTCTACAGGATTAGCCTTTCAAGCTTTATTCGATCCTTCCTTTAATAAAAAGGAAGCGTACGAATTAGCAAAAGAATGGATTACTAGGCAGGGATAA
- a CDS encoding GNAT family N-acetyltransferase encodes MDHSSNLSLREKVTVKKVSTAEEKEHCRAVRSLVFVEEQNVPAELEYDALDEVKQTLHFVAYFKNLPQGAARLRPYSSLHVGKVERVAVLKEARGQGIGALLMNALEDQARKENFHTLLINAQLHAAPFYQRLGYTPVGEVFLEANIEHISMEKKLED; translated from the coding sequence ATGGACCACTCATCAAACCTTTCTCTTAGGGAAAAAGTAACCGTAAAAAAAGTTAGTACTGCTGAAGAAAAGGAACATTGCCGTGCTGTGAGAAGTCTGGTTTTCGTTGAAGAACAGAACGTTCCAGCAGAATTAGAGTATGATGCTCTAGATGAAGTCAAGCAAACCCTTCATTTTGTGGCATACTTCAAGAATCTGCCTCAAGGAGCAGCCAGACTTAGGCCTTATTCCAGCCTGCATGTGGGAAAAGTAGAGAGAGTAGCTGTTCTAAAAGAGGCGAGGGGCCAAGGCATTGGTGCCCTACTGATGAACGCTTTAGAGGACCAAGCTAGAAAAGAGAATTTTCACACCCTATTAATAAATGCTCAACTGCATGCAGCACCATTTTATCAACGTTTAGGATATACTCCAGTGGGAGAAGTCTTTCTCGAAGCAAATATCGAACATATTTCTATGGAAAAAAAGCTGGAGGATTAA
- a CDS encoding PHP domain-containing protein, whose product MVDLHSHTTASDGTYEPHQSIRRAKEKGLRALAITDHDTVAGIKEALEASERYGVEVVPGIEISTVDQGQDIHVLGYYINYQDPLFLSRLESLRNVRDKRNEMIIENLQHLGIDITLEEVSSRRKMDEGNIGRPHIAEVLMGKGIVSSMEEAFREYLGKTGKAYANPPRITPEDAVDWIKEAGGVPVLAHPGLYGDDNLVHRLIGYGIEGIEAYHTDHSPEQESRYSLWAKQHGLIETAGSDFHGERNGVIFHGDLGTRRTSYETVEKLKSKAEKRAEG is encoded by the coding sequence ATGGTCGATCTTCATTCGCATACTACAGCATCCGACGGTACCTATGAGCCCCATCAGAGTATACGCAGAGCTAAAGAAAAAGGACTAAGAGCATTGGCTATTACTGATCATGATACGGTTGCTGGAATTAAGGAGGCATTAGAGGCTTCAGAAAGATATGGGGTTGAAGTCGTTCCTGGAATAGAAATTAGCACGGTGGACCAGGGGCAAGACATTCATGTCTTAGGCTATTATATTAATTATCAAGATCCCTTGTTTCTTTCACGACTTGAATCGTTACGGAATGTAAGAGATAAACGAAACGAGATGATTATTGAGAATCTGCAACATCTTGGAATCGATATCACTTTAGAAGAAGTGAGCAGTAGAAGAAAAATGGATGAGGGGAACATTGGGCGTCCTCATATTGCTGAAGTGTTGATGGGAAAAGGTATTGTATCCTCTATGGAAGAAGCCTTTCGAGAATATCTTGGGAAGACGGGAAAGGCTTATGCTAATCCTCCGCGGATCACTCCTGAAGATGCGGTGGATTGGATTAAGGAAGCAGGGGGAGTCCCTGTCTTAGCTCATCCTGGCTTGTATGGAGATGATAACTTAGTCCATCGGCTAATCGGCTACGGTATAGAAGGTATTGAAGCCTATCATACTGATCATAGTCCTGAACAAGAAAGTCGATATAGTTTGTGGGCTAAGCAACATGGTCTTATTGAGACTGCGGGGTCTGACTTTCATGGCGAACGGAATGGAGTGATCTTCCACGGAGATTTAGGGACAAGAAGAACCAGCTACGAGACCGTAGAAAAACTGAAAAGTAAGGCAGAAAAAAGAGCTGAAGGTTAA
- a CDS encoding M23 family metallopeptidase, which translates to MNKKIYYSICLALLLLIVVLSLEKFNAKEQLEQTRFEAVKEAQALDESEETLVKDPTQETVLVEGIKIDGKSYVPLQQVADKLNGEHEVDWLEGTAELRMGNTQYSWVKDAPIFEKDGTFLPNEDKTVFQEEQVWIPAQSLAHLGGSVELEGNQVKISRENLVEEVSLTMGSEATMSLADMSAEQVVEYLSFLQIPIDGAHISKKSSHLPGALRSYRNGIHEGIDWYAGTTGIEITENTPVKSMADGIVVRADHDYIEYTLEEREKDLLVSAKSTHTPTYILDKLRGRSIWVQHDKGVLVRYAHLSNIEPGLKIGQAVSAGDVIGYVGNSGTSYGVEGSLGGLHLHSDILVYGDLFWEYLSEEQVISVLEQLFQP; encoded by the coding sequence ATGAACAAGAAGATTTACTATTCCATATGTTTAGCTTTGCTTCTTCTTATAGTTGTCCTTTCATTGGAGAAATTTAATGCTAAAGAACAACTTGAACAGACACGTTTTGAGGCAGTTAAAGAAGCTCAAGCTCTAGACGAATCCGAAGAGACTTTAGTTAAGGACCCAACGCAAGAAACGGTCTTAGTTGAAGGCATTAAGATTGATGGAAAGTCCTACGTACCTCTTCAACAAGTGGCTGACAAACTCAACGGAGAACACGAAGTTGATTGGTTAGAGGGAACAGCCGAACTGCGAATGGGGAATACTCAATATTCATGGGTAAAGGATGCGCCTATTTTTGAAAAAGATGGGACTTTCCTACCGAATGAGGATAAAACTGTATTTCAGGAAGAGCAAGTATGGATACCTGCTCAATCATTGGCACATCTGGGAGGTTCCGTTGAGCTTGAGGGAAACCAAGTAAAAATAAGTAGAGAGAACTTAGTTGAAGAGGTATCCCTAACGATGGGTTCTGAAGCCACTATGTCATTGGCAGATATGTCAGCTGAACAGGTAGTGGAATATCTTTCCTTTTTACAGATTCCCATTGATGGGGCACACATTAGCAAAAAATCCTCCCATTTGCCTGGGGCTTTGCGAAGCTACAGAAATGGTATCCACGAAGGAATCGACTGGTACGCAGGGACAACAGGAATTGAAATTACGGAGAATACCCCTGTAAAGTCTATGGCAGACGGCATTGTAGTACGTGCAGATCATGATTATATCGAGTATACCCTAGAAGAGCGGGAAAAGGATTTATTGGTTTCTGCCAAGTCCACTCATACACCGACGTATATTCTCGATAAACTTCGAGGTCGGTCTATCTGGGTCCAACATGATAAAGGAGTCTTGGTACGTTATGCTCATTTGTCTAATATAGAACCAGGGTTAAAGATAGGACAAGCAGTCTCGGCTGGGGATGTAATTGGGTATGTGGGAAACTCAGGGACGAGCTACGGAGTGGAAGGTTCATTGGGTGGACTTCATCTTCATTCTGATATTCTTGTGTATGGAGACTTATTTTGGGAGTACTTATCGGAGGAGCAGGTGATAAGCGTCTTGGAACAACTATTCCAGCCTTAG
- a CDS encoding DUF1885 family protein: MGSSAYIKLVKDSRVQQVSLDDVKSKITYYINMTKKTGEQLAWGYADAAFPYTLIEKPEAKGKWFYLKGNDPKLYKYIMFGVGAQELETEEGTTSQHFIQVVLPEGSTHGDKGKANEFCKYLAKEFQGELHLFNKRVMYYYPRK; the protein is encoded by the coding sequence ATGGGTAGCAGTGCCTATATTAAGTTAGTTAAAGATTCACGCGTTCAGCAAGTTTCTTTAGATGACGTCAAAAGTAAAATTACATATTACATAAACATGACAAAAAAGACCGGTGAACAACTCGCTTGGGGTTATGCTGATGCAGCTTTTCCCTACACGCTGATCGAGAAGCCGGAAGCTAAAGGAAAATGGTTCTATCTTAAAGGGAATGACCCCAAGCTATATAAGTACATTATGTTCGGGGTGGGTGCCCAGGAGCTTGAGACAGAAGAAGGAACGACATCCCAACACTTTATCCAAGTCGTCTTGCCTGAAGGCAGTACACATGGGGACAAAGGAAAAGCAAATGAATTTTGTAAATACCTAGCTAAGGAATTTCAAGGCGAACTCCACCTATTTAATAAACGAGTGATGTACTATTATCCACGTAAGTAA